Sequence from the Priestia megaterium genome:
CGCTGTTCACCAACCATAATAGCCGTTGCTCCAGCTTGTAGTAATGATTCGATTTCCGAAACTGCAGTTGGTGTCACTAATAGTTCTGGTTTTTTCATTCTTGGTCACCTCTTTTAATACTAATCGCGATTCCGTCTCCAATAGGGAGAATAGTTGTATAATAATCGGGATGATTCATCAGCCACGTATTGTATGCCTGAATTTTTTTAATTAAGCTGCGGCGTCGACGCGTTTCTACTTCCGCCAAATCGGTCGCTACGTGACCTTTAAATAGTACGTTATCCGAAATAATCATTCCTTTAGAAGATAGCATCGGCTCATAATGTTCAAAAAAACGCTGATACTGACCTTTAGCTGCATCGATGAAGACTGCATCATAAGGACCATGACGTTCAATCTCATCTCTAAGCTCTAGTGCATCTCCAAACAACGACACTATTTTATCTTGTTTTCCCGCCCGTTCAATAAACTCTTGCGCTTTTTGGTAACGCTCTTCATTTCGTTCTACCGTAACCACTCGTGCCTCTGGAAGCGCATGGGTCATTCGAATAGACGAATATGCAATCGCTGTTCCAATTTCTAATATATG
This genomic interval carries:
- a CDS encoding O-methyltransferase; its protein translation is MLLQNVEQYVEKLIPKRQELIEEMEAYAKEHHVPIMELIGVETLLQILRLHQPKHILEIGTAIAYSSIRMTHALPEARVVTVERNEERYQKAQEFIERAGKQDKIVSLFGDALELRDEIERHGPYDAVFIDAAKGQYQRFFEHYEPMLSSKGMIISDNVLFKGHVATDLAEVETRRRRSLIKKIQAYNTWLMNHPDYYTTILPIGDGIAISIKRGDQE